The following proteins are encoded in a genomic region of Streptomyces sp. SLBN-31:
- a CDS encoding GntR family transcriptional regulator, whose translation MSSDVSSAETDGGAGVRTARVPKYYRLKKHLLDMTETQSPGTPVPPERTLAAEFDTSRTTVRQALQELVVEGRLERIQGKGTFVAKPKVSQALQLTSYTEDMRAQGLEPTSQLLDLGYITADDRLAELLDITAGGRVLRIERLRMANGEPMAIETTHLSAKRFPALRRSLVKYTSLYTALAEVYDVHLAEAEETIETSLATPREAGLLGTDVGLPMLMLSRHSYDKDGEPVEWVRSVYRGDRYKFVARLKRPME comes from the coding sequence ATGAGCAGCGACGTCAGCAGTGCGGAGACCGACGGCGGGGCAGGCGTCCGCACCGCGCGCGTGCCCAAGTACTACCGCCTCAAGAAGCACCTGCTCGACATGACGGAGACGCAGTCGCCCGGCACCCCGGTACCGCCCGAGCGCACCCTCGCCGCCGAGTTCGACACCTCCCGCACGACCGTGCGCCAGGCGCTGCAGGAGCTGGTGGTCGAGGGCCGCCTGGAGCGCATCCAGGGCAAGGGCACGTTCGTCGCCAAGCCGAAGGTCTCCCAGGCCCTCCAGCTCACCTCGTACACCGAGGACATGCGGGCCCAGGGCCTGGAGCCGACCTCGCAGCTGCTGGACCTCGGGTACATCACCGCCGACGACCGCCTCGCCGAGCTGCTCGACATCACCGCCGGCGGCCGGGTGCTGCGCATCGAGCGGCTGCGCATGGCCAACGGCGAGCCGATGGCCATCGAGACCACCCACCTCAGCGCCAAGCGCTTCCCCGCCCTGCGCAGGTCGCTCGTCAAGTACACGTCCCTGTACACGGCGTTGGCCGAGGTCTACGACGTCCATCTCGCCGAGGCCGAGGAGACCATCGAGACCTCGCTGGCCACCCCGCGCGAGGCGGGCCTGCTCGGCACCGACGTCGGCCTGCCGATGCTGATGCTCTCCCGGCACTCCTACGACAAGGACGGTGAACCGGTGGAGTGGGTGCGCTCGGTGTACCGGGGCGACCGGTACAAGTTCGTGGCGAGGCTGAAGAGGCCGATGGAGTAG
- a CDS encoding sensor histidine kinase, with protein MNELVRQHTALDDSDLEWLHLLVSEWQLLSDLSFADLVLWVPTSDGTRYVSVAQMRPNTGPTSYQDDMVGHLVPRGRRPMLDAALDEGRIVREGDPEWREEVPVRVESIPVRRDGRVLGVIARNTNLLTVRTPSRLELTYLQSASDLAQMIAAGSFPFANQQMDMDAAPRVGDGLIRLDADGIVQYASPNALSAYHRMGLASDLVGQHLGRTTAELAPTRGPVDEALSKVASGWAPREFEIEAHDGVIQFRAIPLKPKGTRIGSLVLLRDVTELRRRERELITKDATIREIHHRVKNNLQTVAALLRLQARRIDSERGREALEEAVRRVGSIAIVHETLSQNLDERVEFDEIADRVLAMVAEISPGKVTGRRTGRFGILDAEVATPLSMVLTEILQNALEHGFREGDTGTVEVSAVRGGTTKEARLLVTVQDDGVGLPEGFDPHTAGNLGLQIVRTLVEGELGGTFDMVPAPDRGTRVILDVPVRANK; from the coding sequence ATGAACGAACTGGTCCGCCAGCACACCGCCCTCGACGACTCCGACCTCGAGTGGCTCCATCTGCTGGTCTCGGAGTGGCAGCTGCTCTCCGACCTCTCCTTCGCCGACCTCGTCCTGTGGGTCCCCACCAGCGACGGCACCCGGTACGTGTCCGTGGCGCAGATGCGGCCCAACACCGGCCCCACCTCCTACCAGGACGACATGGTCGGCCACCTCGTCCCGCGCGGCCGCCGCCCGATGCTGGACGCGGCCCTGGACGAGGGCCGGATCGTGCGCGAGGGCGATCCGGAGTGGCGCGAGGAGGTCCCGGTCCGGGTCGAGTCGATTCCGGTCCGCCGCGACGGGCGCGTCCTCGGTGTCATCGCCCGCAACACCAACCTGCTGACCGTGCGCACCCCGAGCCGCCTTGAGCTGACCTACCTCCAGAGCGCCTCGGACCTCGCGCAGATGATCGCGGCCGGCTCCTTCCCCTTCGCCAACCAGCAGATGGACATGGACGCCGCCCCGCGCGTCGGTGACGGCCTGATCCGGCTCGACGCGGACGGCATCGTCCAGTACGCCTCGCCGAACGCGCTGTCCGCGTACCACCGCATGGGCCTCGCCTCCGACCTCGTCGGCCAGCACCTCGGCCGGACCACCGCCGAACTCGCCCCGACCCGCGGCCCGGTGGACGAGGCGCTGTCCAAGGTGGCCAGCGGCTGGGCGCCGCGCGAGTTCGAGATCGAGGCCCACGACGGGGTCATCCAGTTCCGCGCGATCCCGCTCAAACCCAAGGGCACCCGCATCGGTTCACTCGTGCTGCTCCGGGACGTCACCGAACTGCGCCGCCGCGAGCGTGAGTTGATCACCAAGGACGCGACCATCCGGGAGATCCACCACCGGGTGAAGAACAACCTCCAGACGGTCGCCGCCCTCCTTCGGCTCCAGGCCCGCCGCATCGACTCCGAGCGCGGCCGCGAGGCGCTGGAGGAGGCGGTGCGGCGGGTCGGCTCCATCGCGATCGTGCACGAGACGCTGTCTCAGAACCTGGACGAGCGCGTGGAGTTCGACGAGATCGCCGACCGGGTGCTGGCCATGGTCGCGGAGATCTCGCCGGGCAAGGTCACCGGCCGGCGTACCGGCCGGTTCGGCATCCTCGACGCGGAGGTCGCCACCCCGCTGTCCATGGTGCTCACCGAGATCCTGCAGAACGCCCTCGAACACGGTTTCCGCGAGGGCGACACCGGCACCGTCGAGGTCTCGGCCGTCCGCGGGGGCACCACGAAGGAGGCCCGCCTGCTGGTCACCGTCCAGGACGACGGCGTCGGCCTGCCCGAGGGATTCGACCCGCACACCGCGGGCAACCTCGGCCTGCAGATCGTACGGACGCTGGTGGAAGGCGAGTTGGGCGGTACGTTCGACATGGTCCCGGCTCCCGACCGGGGCACCCGGGTCATCCTCGACGTGCCGGTGCGGGCCAACAAGTAG
- a CDS encoding glycoside hydrolase family 3 protein — MTTFASGTDTLTRDALTVLQPGFTGTTAPDWLLRRLGEGLASVGLFGRNIASAEQLSVLTAQLRAERDDVLVAIDEEGGDVTRLEVRTGSSFPGNHALGAVDDVDLTRDVAAELGRRLAACGVNLNWAPSADVNSNAANPVIGVRSFGAEPSLVARHTAAYVAGLQSAGVAACTKHFPGHGDTAVDSHHALPRIDVPAEVLSERELAPFRAAIAAGTRAVMSAHILVPALDPGRPATLSHRILTDLLRRELGYDGLIVTDGMEMRAIADTYGIERGSVLAIAAGADAICVGGGLADDETVRRLRDALVSAVRSGELPEARLAEAADRVRSLARWTATTKEARPQPGPDTEVGLRAARRALRLTGADTFTPLTDPPYVAALTPVANIAVGDETPWGVAAELFHLLPGTETGTFSGEDAGLATLAAAGPRRIVAVVRDEHRHPWMAAALDSILRSRPDTVVIEMGLPQAPPRGALHIATHGAARVCGRAAAEIIAGA; from the coding sequence ATGACGACATTCGCCAGCGGCACAGACACCCTGACGCGCGACGCCCTGACGGTCCTTCAACCCGGTTTCACCGGCACCACGGCCCCCGACTGGCTGCTGCGGCGCCTCGGGGAGGGCCTCGCCTCCGTCGGTCTGTTCGGCCGCAACATCGCCTCCGCCGAGCAACTGTCGGTGCTGACCGCCCAGTTGCGGGCCGAGCGGGACGACGTCCTCGTCGCCATCGACGAGGAGGGCGGCGACGTGACCCGGCTGGAGGTGCGGACCGGGTCGTCCTTCCCCGGCAACCACGCCCTGGGTGCGGTGGACGACGTCGACCTCACGCGCGACGTGGCCGCCGAACTGGGCCGCCGCCTCGCCGCCTGCGGCGTCAACCTCAACTGGGCCCCGTCCGCCGACGTCAACTCCAACGCCGCCAACCCGGTGATCGGCGTCCGCTCCTTCGGTGCCGAGCCGAGCCTGGTCGCCCGCCACACCGCCGCCTACGTCGCCGGCCTGCAGTCGGCCGGAGTGGCGGCCTGCACCAAGCACTTCCCGGGCCACGGCGACACGGCCGTCGACTCCCACCACGCGCTCCCGCGCATCGACGTGCCCGCCGAGGTCCTGTCCGAACGCGAACTGGCCCCCTTCCGCGCGGCGATCGCCGCCGGCACCCGCGCCGTCATGAGCGCCCACATCCTGGTCCCCGCCCTGGACCCGGGCCGCCCGGCGACCCTCTCCCACCGCATCCTCACGGATCTCCTGCGCCGCGAACTCGGCTACGACGGCCTGATCGTCACCGACGGCATGGAGATGCGGGCGATCGCAGACACCTACGGCATCGAACGCGGCAGCGTCCTCGCGATCGCCGCCGGCGCCGACGCGATCTGCGTGGGCGGCGGCCTCGCCGACGACGAGACGGTACGGCGCCTGCGGGACGCCCTGGTCTCGGCGGTCCGCTCCGGCGAACTCCCCGAGGCCCGCCTGGCGGAGGCGGCCGACCGGGTCAGGTCCCTGGCGCGCTGGACGGCCACCACGAAGGAGGCCCGGCCGCAGCCCGGCCCCGACACCGAGGTGGGCCTGCGCGCGGCCCGCCGGGCGCTGCGCCTGACCGGCGCGGACACCTTCACCCCGCTCACCGACCCGCCCTACGTCGCCGCCCTCACCCCGGTGGCCAACATCGCGGTCGGCGACGAGACCCCCTGGGGGGTGGCGGCGGAGCTGTTCCACCTCCTGCCGGGCACGGAGACGGGCACGTTCTCCGGCGAGGACGCGGGCCTGGCCACACTGGCCGCCGCGGGCCCCCGCCGTATCGTCGCCGTGGTCCGCGACGAACACCGCCACCCCTGGATGGCCGCGGCCCTGGACTCGATCCTGAGGTCCCGCCCCGACACGGTCGTGATCGAGATGGGCCTGCCCCAGGCACCCCCGCGCGGCGCCCTGCACATCGCCACCCACGGCGCGGCCAGAGTCTGCGGCCGAGCGGCAGCGGAGATCATCGCAGGCGCCTAG
- a CDS encoding extracellular solute-binding protein, with protein MKRKLAAAIGIAGMMVSVAACGGGDDKSSTSGTDAKELTVWLTVDAQNNWPNLVKAADAAVQKKHPGIKIKHEYYGWPDKNTKLDAVLATDKAPDVVEMGNTEMLGYMVKGAFAPVDASKFAGSSAWLDGLKASVTYEGKTYGVPYYAGGRVANWRKDLFASVGVKSAPKTYAELTAALDKVQKKEGNKFSAWYQPTRDWYAAMSFVYDAGGSIAKEEGGQWKANLSSPESIKGLTEFKNVVDKYMHGDKTKDESDRYIVYGQGKSGMIFGAAWEGATSADPKNDKTGKLKDNLENFVMPGPSGKNMPVFLGGSDLAIPVKSKAQGVAAEWINAFTGPSGQKGLMAKGNLPNNKTDLATLKNDPATAVPATAAESNWFVPMAPGWGQVEKAQVLQTMLQSIGTGKKSVEAAAKDADTAIDKVINTK; from the coding sequence GTGAAGCGCAAGCTGGCAGCCGCGATCGGTATCGCGGGCATGATGGTCTCGGTCGCTGCGTGTGGGGGCGGCGACGACAAGAGCTCGACGTCCGGCACCGACGCCAAGGAGCTGACGGTCTGGCTCACCGTCGATGCCCAGAACAACTGGCCGAACCTGGTGAAGGCGGCCGACGCGGCCGTGCAGAAGAAGCACCCCGGCATCAAGATCAAGCACGAGTACTACGGCTGGCCGGACAAGAACACCAAGCTCGACGCGGTCCTCGCCACCGACAAGGCGCCGGACGTGGTCGAGATGGGCAACACCGAGATGCTCGGCTACATGGTCAAGGGCGCCTTCGCCCCTGTGGACGCGTCGAAGTTCGCGGGCTCCTCCGCCTGGCTCGACGGCCTCAAGGCCTCGGTGACGTACGAGGGCAAGACCTACGGTGTGCCGTACTACGCCGGCGGCCGCGTCGCCAACTGGCGCAAGGACCTCTTCGCCTCGGTCGGCGTGAAGTCCGCGCCGAAGACGTACGCCGAACTGACCGCCGCCCTCGACAAGGTGCAGAAGAAGGAGGGGAACAAGTTCTCCGCCTGGTACCAGCCCACCCGTGACTGGTACGCGGCCATGTCCTTCGTCTACGACGCCGGCGGCTCCATAGCCAAGGAGGAGGGCGGCCAGTGGAAGGCCAACCTCTCCTCGCCCGAGTCGATCAAGGGCCTGACCGAGTTCAAGAACGTCGTCGACAAGTACATGCACGGCGACAAGACCAAGGACGAGTCCGACCGTTACATCGTCTACGGCCAGGGCAAGTCGGGCATGATCTTCGGCGCGGCGTGGGAGGGCGCGACCTCCGCCGACCCGAAGAACGACAAGACCGGCAAGCTCAAGGACAACCTCGAGAACTTCGTGATGCCCGGTCCGTCCGGCAAGAACATGCCCGTCTTCCTGGGCGGTTCGGACCTCGCCATCCCGGTCAAGTCCAAGGCGCAGGGCGTCGCCGCCGAGTGGATCAACGCCTTCACCGGCCCCTCCGGCCAGAAGGGCCTGATGGCCAAGGGCAACCTGCCCAACAACAAGACCGACCTCGCGACACTCAAGAACGACCCCGCGACGGCGGTCCCGGCCACCGCGGCCGAGTCCAACTGGTTCGTCCCGATGGCGCCCGGCTGGGGTCAGGTCGAGAAGGCCCAGGTCCTGCAGACGATGCTGCAGAGCATCGGCACCGGCAAGAAGTCGGTCGAGGCCGCCGCGAAGGATGCGGACACCGCGATCGACAAGGTCATCAACACCAAGTGA
- a CDS encoding SIS domain-containing protein — MTATTPEPRTDVPGRTMAREMAEQPAVLRRLLDEGAPAITQVARAIAARRPRFVLLTARGTSDNAALYAKYLLEIRLGLPCGLTSMSTTTAYGARPDLTDVLVVTVSQSGGSPDLVASTRAAREAGAITLAVTNNPDSPLAGVSEYHVDVMAGPEKALPATKTYTASLLALYLFVEGLRGGDGAAAKPLPDLAEQLLARQDEVRALAARYRFAERMVITSRGYGYPTAKEAALKLMETSYIPALSYSGADLLHGPLAMVDNVSPVIAVVTDGKGGEALQPVLDRLRGRGADLFVVGPAHQVEQASAGFVLPTEGVAEEVQPILEIIPLQLLAYEVTIARGQDPDAPRALAKVTETH, encoded by the coding sequence ATGACCGCCACGACACCGGAGCCCCGGACCGACGTCCCGGGCCGGACCATGGCCCGGGAGATGGCCGAGCAGCCGGCCGTGCTGCGCCGCCTCCTGGACGAGGGAGCCCCCGCCATCACGCAGGTGGCCCGGGCGATCGCCGCCCGCCGGCCCCGCTTCGTCCTGCTGACCGCCCGTGGCACCTCCGACAACGCCGCGCTCTACGCCAAGTACCTCCTCGAGATCCGCCTCGGCCTGCCCTGCGGCCTCACCTCGATGTCCACCACCACGGCCTACGGCGCCCGGCCGGACCTCACCGACGTCCTCGTCGTCACCGTCAGCCAGTCCGGCGGCTCCCCGGACCTGGTCGCCTCGACCAGGGCCGCCCGTGAGGCCGGCGCGATCACCCTCGCCGTCACCAACAACCCCGACTCCCCGCTGGCCGGCGTCTCCGAGTACCACGTCGACGTCATGGCGGGACCGGAGAAGGCCCTCCCCGCGACCAAGACCTACACGGCCTCCCTCCTCGCCCTCTACCTCTTCGTCGAAGGCCTGCGCGGCGGCGACGGCGCCGCCGCCAAGCCGCTGCCCGACCTCGCCGAGCAGCTGCTCGCCCGCCAGGACGAGGTCCGTGCCCTCGCCGCCCGCTACCGCTTCGCCGAACGCATGGTCATCACCTCGCGCGGCTACGGCTATCCCACGGCCAAGGAAGCCGCCCTGAAGCTGATGGAGACCAGCTACATCCCGGCGCTCTCCTACTCCGGCGCCGACCTCCTGCACGGTCCGCTCGCCATGGTCGACAACGTCTCCCCGGTGATCGCGGTCGTGACGGACGGCAAGGGCGGGGAGGCCCTCCAGCCCGTGCTCGACCGGCTGCGCGGCCGGGGCGCCGACCTCTTCGTCGTCGGTCCCGCCCATCAGGTCGAGCAGGCCTCCGCCGGCTTCGTGCTGCCCACCGAGGGCGTGGCCGAGGAGGTCCAGCCGATCCTGGAGATCATCCCCCTGCAACTGCTGGCCTACGAGGTCACCATCGCCCGCGGCCAGGACCCGGACGCACCCCGCGCCCTGGCCAAGGTCACCGAGACCCACTGA
- a CDS encoding carbohydrate ABC transporter permease translates to MSAADTTTPAKVPPPRQAPPPPPVAKTPRRGGTSGGTTTPWLLLAPCLLILALVLGYPLVRLVTLSFQKFGQSQLWGFQPADWVGFHNFSGVLSDGEFWQVVLRTIVFAAGSVVFTMVLGMLIALLLQRVSGWVKTLVNIALVASWGMPIIVATTVFKWLFDADYGILNALLSKLPGMDLIGHNWFASGPQGLAVIMLLVVWGAVPFVVITLSAGLTQVPAELEEAARLDGAGSWGVFRYVTLPILKPIIVMLTTLSVIWDMGVFPQVFVMRNGHPEQEFQLLTTYSYDRAFVVNDYAQGSAIALITVVLLLGVVAVYMRQMLKIGEVE, encoded by the coding sequence ATGAGTGCCGCAGACACCACCACCCCTGCCAAGGTGCCGCCGCCGCGGCAGGCGCCGCCACCACCGCCGGTCGCCAAAACCCCCCGCAGAGGCGGGACTTCGGGCGGCACGACCACGCCCTGGCTGCTGCTCGCGCCCTGTCTGCTGATCCTGGCGCTGGTCCTCGGCTATCCGCTGGTCCGCCTGGTCACCCTGTCCTTCCAGAAGTTCGGCCAGTCCCAGCTGTGGGGCTTCCAGCCGGCCGACTGGGTCGGGTTCCACAACTTCAGCGGGGTGCTGAGCGACGGCGAGTTCTGGCAGGTCGTGCTGCGCACGATCGTCTTCGCGGCCGGCTCGGTCGTGTTCACGATGGTGCTGGGCATGTTGATCGCCCTGCTCCTGCAGCGGGTTTCCGGCTGGGTGAAGACGCTGGTCAACATCGCGCTGGTGGCCAGCTGGGGCATGCCGATCATCGTCGCCACCACGGTCTTCAAGTGGCTGTTCGACGCCGACTACGGCATCCTCAACGCGCTGCTGAGCAAGCTCCCCGGCATGGACCTGATCGGGCACAACTGGTTCGCCAGCGGCCCGCAGGGGCTCGCCGTGATCATGCTGCTGGTGGTGTGGGGAGCGGTCCCGTTCGTCGTCATCACCCTCAGCGCCGGCCTCACCCAGGTCCCGGCCGAACTGGAGGAGGCCGCCCGCCTCGACGGCGCGGGTTCCTGGGGCGTCTTCCGGTACGTCACCCTGCCCATCCTCAAGCCGATCATCGTGATGCTCACGACCCTGTCGGTCATCTGGGACATGGGCGTCTTCCCCCAGGTCTTCGTGATGCGCAACGGCCATCCCGAGCAGGAGTTCCAGCTGCTGACCACCTACTCCTACGACCGGGCCTTCGTGGTCAACGACTACGCGCAGGGCTCGGCGATCGCCCTGATCACCGTGGTGCTGCTGCTCGGCGTGGTCGCGGTGTACATGCGCCAGATGCTGAAGATCGGAGAGGTCGAATGA
- a CDS encoding carbohydrate ABC transporter permease, whose translation MSGTIATGRRPRRSRAGWNLLGLLVFVTAGFPVYWMLNTAIKPAKDTIDPDPSLFPTGFTLSNFSRALDIADFWGPVGRSLLVSLSVVAIGIVVGMLAALAISRFAFRGRKIVIVGILAVQMVPLVAMIIPVFLLLNDLHQYDKLTGLIITYLTFILPFTVWTLRGFIVNIPRELEEAAMVDGCSRTAAFVRVVFPLLAPGMVATSVYGFIQAWNEYLYALMLLSQEHQTATVWLGNFTTKHGTEYAPMMAGATMMAVPIVVLFLLVQRKMAAGLTAGAVKG comes from the coding sequence ATGAGTGGCACGATCGCTACGGGGCGGCGGCCCCGCAGGTCCAGGGCCGGCTGGAACCTCCTCGGTCTGCTGGTCTTCGTCACCGCCGGCTTCCCCGTCTACTGGATGCTCAACACGGCGATCAAGCCGGCCAAGGACACCATCGACCCCGATCCGAGCCTGTTCCCCACCGGCTTCACGCTCTCCAACTTCAGCCGGGCACTGGACATCGCGGACTTCTGGGGCCCGGTCGGCCGCAGCCTGCTCGTCTCCCTGTCCGTGGTGGCGATCGGCATCGTCGTCGGCATGCTGGCCGCGCTCGCCATCTCCCGGTTCGCCTTCCGCGGCCGCAAGATCGTCATCGTCGGCATCCTCGCCGTCCAGATGGTCCCGCTGGTCGCCATGATCATCCCGGTCTTCCTGCTCCTGAACGACCTGCATCAGTACGACAAGCTCACCGGACTGATCATCACTTACCTGACCTTCATCCTCCCCTTCACGGTGTGGACGCTGCGCGGCTTCATCGTCAACATCCCCCGGGAACTGGAGGAGGCGGCCATGGTCGACGGCTGCTCCCGCACCGCCGCCTTCGTCCGCGTGGTCTTCCCGCTCCTCGCCCCCGGCATGGTCGCCACCTCGGTCTACGGCTTCATCCAGGCCTGGAACGAGTACCTCTACGCCCTGATGCTGCTCAGCCAGGAGCACCAGACGGCGACCGTGTGGCTCGGCAACTTCACCACCAAGCACGGCACCGAATACGCCCCGATGATGGCCGGAGCCACGATGATGGCCGTGCCGATCGTCGTGCTGTTCCTCCTCGTCCAGCGCAAGATGGCCGCGGGCCTGACCGCGGGCGCAGTGAAGGGATAA
- a CDS encoding diacylglycerol kinase family protein, which produces MRALLVVNPAATTTSARRRDVLIHALASEMKLEVVTTEYRGHARDLGRQAAESEDIDLVVSLGGDGTVNEVVNGLLHAGPNPDGLPRLAVVPGGSTNVFARALGLPNDAVDATGALLDALHEGSERTVGMGLAAGTPGTEDEAVPARWFTFCAGLGFDAGVVGRVEQQREQGKKSTHALYLRQVLRQYLQEPNKRHGTITLERPGEEPVADLVLSIICNTSPWTYLGNRPVYAAPKASFDTGLDVLGLSRMSTVAVARYATQLLTSSADRGPHGRHVASLHDLDRFTLHSKVPLPLQMDGDHLGLRTSVTFTGVRRALRVIV; this is translated from the coding sequence ATGCGTGCACTTCTCGTGGTCAACCCGGCAGCCACCACCACAAGCGCACGTAGGCGCGATGTACTCATCCACGCCCTCGCCAGCGAGATGAAGCTCGAAGTCGTCACCACCGAGTACCGCGGCCACGCGCGCGACCTCGGCCGGCAGGCCGCGGAGAGCGAGGACATCGACCTCGTGGTCTCCCTCGGCGGCGACGGCACGGTCAACGAGGTGGTCAACGGCCTGCTGCACGCCGGACCCAATCCGGACGGGCTCCCCCGGCTGGCCGTGGTCCCCGGCGGCTCCACCAATGTCTTCGCCCGCGCGCTGGGGCTGCCCAACGACGCCGTGGACGCGACGGGCGCGCTGCTGGACGCACTGCACGAGGGCAGCGAGCGCACGGTCGGCATGGGCCTCGCCGCCGGCACGCCGGGCACCGAGGACGAGGCGGTGCCCGCCCGCTGGTTCACCTTCTGCGCGGGGCTCGGCTTCGACGCGGGCGTGGTGGGCCGGGTGGAACAGCAGCGCGAGCAGGGCAAGAAGTCCACGCACGCCCTTTACCTGCGCCAGGTGCTACGGCAGTACCTGCAGGAGCCGAACAAGCGGCACGGCACGATCACCCTGGAGCGGCCCGGTGAAGAACCGGTGGCCGATCTGGTGCTCTCCATAATCTGCAACACCTCGCCCTGGACGTATCTGGGTAATCGTCCGGTGTACGCGGCACCTAAGGCCTCGTTCGATACCGGGCTCGACGTACTCGGTCTCAGCCGTATGTCCACGGTCGCGGTTGCCCGGTATGCCACACAGTTGCTCACTTCGTCCGCGGACCGCGGACCTCATGGCCGGCACGTGGCATCCCTGCACGACCTGGACCGGTTCACCTTGCATTCGAAGGTGCCCCTACCCCTTCAGATGGACGGCGACCACCTCGGACTGCGTACCAGCGTGACGTTCACAGGCGTACGCCGTGCACTGCGTGTGATTGTGTGA
- the nagB gene encoding glucosamine-6-phosphate deaminase has protein sequence MEVVIVPDAKAGGEIVAEAMARLLRRKPDALLGVATGSTPLPVYQALAAKVAAGAVDTSRARVAQLDEYVGLPADHPESYRSVLRREVLEPLGIAVDAFMGPDGTAEDVLGACEAYDTALAEAGGVDLQLLGIGTDGHIGFNEPCSSLASRTRIKTLTEQTRIDNARFFEGDIEQVPHHVITQGIGTILDARHVVLLATGEGKADAVAASVEGPLASVCPASALQLHPHATVVVDEDAASKLKLAHYFRHTYVNKPDWQGI, from the coding sequence GTGGAAGTTGTCATCGTCCCGGACGCCAAGGCGGGCGGCGAGATCGTCGCCGAGGCCATGGCGCGGCTTCTGCGGCGCAAGCCGGACGCGCTGCTCGGCGTGGCCACCGGCTCGACCCCGCTGCCCGTCTATCAGGCGCTGGCCGCCAAGGTGGCCGCCGGGGCCGTGGACACCTCGCGGGCCCGGGTGGCGCAGCTCGACGAGTACGTGGGGCTGCCGGCCGACCATCCCGAGTCGTACCGGTCCGTGCTGCGGCGCGAGGTGCTGGAGCCGCTGGGCATCGCGGTGGACGCGTTCATGGGACCCGACGGGACGGCCGAGGACGTTCTGGGCGCCTGCGAGGCGTACGACACGGCGCTGGCCGAGGCGGGCGGCGTGGATCTGCAGCTGCTCGGGATCGGTACGGACGGGCACATCGGCTTCAACGAACCGTGTTCCTCGCTCGCCTCCCGGACGCGCATCAAGACGCTGACCGAGCAGACGCGGATCGACAACGCGCGGTTCTTCGAGGGTGACATCGAGCAGGTGCCGCACCACGTCATCACCCAGGGCATCGGGACGATCCTCGACGCCCGGCACGTCGTGCTCCTCGCCACGGGCGAGGGCAAGGCCGACGCGGTCGCCGCGAGTGTGGAGGGGCCGCTGGCATCGGTGTGCCCGGCGTCGGCACTGCAGCTGCACCCGCATGCGACGGTCGTGGTCGACGAGGACGCCGCGTCCAAGTTGAAGCTGGCGCACTATTTCCGGCACACGTACGTCAACAAGCCTGACTGGCAGGGGATTTGA
- a CDS encoding WhiB family transcriptional regulator produces MDWRHNAVCREEDPELFFPIGNTGPALLQIEEAKAVCRRCPVMDQCLQWALESGQDSGVWGGLSEDERRAMKRRAARNRARQASA; encoded by the coding sequence ATGGACTGGCGTCACAACGCCGTTTGCCGCGAGGAAGACCCCGAGCTCTTCTTCCCCATCGGCAACACCGGTCCTGCGCTGCTGCAGATCGAGGAAGCCAAGGCCGTCTGCCGTCGCTGCCCCGTCATGGATCAGTGTCTGCAGTGGGCGCTCGAGTCCGGTCAGGACTCCGGCGTCTGGGGTGGTCTCAGCGAGGACGAGCGTCGCGCGATGAAGCGCCGTGCCGCCCGCAACCGGGCCCGTCAGGCCTCCGCCTGA